TATAGGTCCAGCGTACCGTTGGGCGACTGCTTCAGCTTGGTTTGCACATATCCCCGCCATTTATCCATTACCTGCGACATATCGTTGGGCAGGGGCGATTCAAAGAACATTTCCTGTTTAGTGACCGGGTGAACAAAACCCAGCGTTTTCGCATGAAGGGCACAACGCGGACATAGATCGAAACAATTATCTACAAACTGTTTGTATTTGGTATATACAGTGCCTTTTAAAATTCTGTCGCCACCATATTCCCAGTCGTTGAAGAGGGTGTGTCCAATATGTTTCATATGAACACGTATCTGGTGCGTGCGTCCTGTTTCCAGTATACATTCTACCGCCGTAACATAATTCATGCGCTCCAGCACCCTGTAATGGGTAATGGCGTGTTTGCCGGTTTCGCCATCGGGGTAGGCGGCAAACATTTTCCTGAAACGCTGGTGGCGCGCAATATGGGCAACAATGGTGCCTTCATCCTGTTCTACATCGCCCCATACAAGCGCTACATATTTACGGGAAACGGTATGATTGAAGAATTGTTTCGCAAGGTGAGCAGCCGCATCAGGCGTTTTAGCCAGCACAATCAGGCCGGTAGTATTCTTATCGATACGATGTACCAGGCCATAACGGGGCAGGTCTTCCTCGGTAAGACCGGGATTTTGCTGCAGCAGGTGGTATAATACCCCATTGAGCAGGGTGCCGGAATAATTACCTACACCAGGATGAACTACCATGTTAGGCGGCTTGTTGATCACCAGTACCGCATCATCTTCATACACGATATGAAGCGGAATGGCTTCCGGTTTAATTTCCGTGTATTCCGGGTTTACAAGGCTCATCAGCACAATGTCGTCACCGGGCTTAACCTTGTAATTGCTCTTTTCCTGCTGGCCATTTACAGTTACAAATCCTGCTTCAATGGCCTTCTGAACCTTATTGCGGCTGGCGCCTTCCAGCCTCAGGTGAATCCATTTGTCTATACGCATGGGCTCCTGGCCTTTATCCACGTGGTAAAGTTTACGCTCGTAAAGGTCTTCCGAATTGTCTTCCTGCAAAATGTCCTGATCTTCCGTCATAGCGCAAAAATAAGCGTAAAAGCTTTATTCGTAAATTTGCTGCATGAACAAGGAGATCAGTTTCGAAGACCTGGGCATTCGTTCTTATAAAGAAGTATGGGATTACCAGGAATCGTTGCTAAAGGAAAATGTGGCCCGGAAAGGCGCCGGCACGCAGGAACCTACTTTAGACCGGTTGATTTTTGTGGAGCATCCTCCCGTATACACACTGGGAAAAAGCGGCAAGCCCGAACATGTGCTGCTGCCCGCTGAAAAGCTGAACGAACAGGGAATAGAATACTTTCACAGCAACAGGGGAGGAGATATTACTTTCCATGGCCCCGCCCAGCTGGTAGGCTACCCGATACTGGACCTCGAGCATTTTAAAACCGATCTTGGCTGGTATTTGCGCAGCCTGGAAGAAGTGATCATTCTTACATTGGCCGGTTATGGCCTGAAAGGCGATCGCAGCGCCGGGGAAACAGGCGTATGGCTCGATCCTTCGGTAAAAGGCCGCGAACGTAAAATATGCGCTATGGGTATCCGCTGCAGCCGCTGGATTACCATGCACGGTTTTGCCTTAAATGTGAATACCGACCTCGACTACTTCAACAACATAATACCCTGTGGCATCAGGGGCAAACAGGTTACTTCTTTACAGCGTGAACTGGGTGAGGCGGTTTCCTTCGATGCCGTTAAAGAACAGGTAAAAAGCAATTTTGAAAAGGTCTTCGGCGCTACCCTGGTAACGGCTTAAAATTCTTTCGGAATATAAAAACGGTTCTTTTCTTTCAGAATTCCATTCTCAAAAAGATCGAAAGAGAACCAGCCGGCATGTATAAAGTCGGCCTTATCCAGCAACAGGTGTGTTTCCTTTACATGCGAAAGATTGAATAATACCTGTCCATCGGTATCGTATATGATAACCTTATAGTGCTTTTGTTTGGCATCGGGCAGGTGCATGGTTACAAAGCCTTCTCTGTTGGTGAACAGGTAAATGCTGGGGCGCCAGGCCGGAGGTTGTGGTATAAAAGGTTTGATGATGATCTCTTCCTCGTTTACAGCAAAAAGGCTGTCTTTGGTATTGTAGATGATAGAATCCCTGAACTGTTTGTACCTGTAAAAAGGCAGCCTGGTAACAATACTGTCTCTTTTTCTGATTGTCACAAGCCTGTCGGAAGTTGAATCTATCAGGTCAATATTCTCATAACCTGCCGGGATCTGTTTGGCGCGGGAAAAAAAGTAAGCGCCTCCCTGGAGCACATAAAAGATCCGGTAATAAACCTTGGGATGAGGCGACTTGGCATCAACAAAACCATTTTGCGGCAGCTCCGGCGATGGTGTAGAAAAAATGGTTCTGAAATTACGAAGGCTGTCGAAAGAGCGTTGTATCACCAGCTGAATACAGTTTTCATAAGGATTTTGCCAGCTGATGGCAACCCGGTTTTTGCCCAGGTCCCTGATAGTAAAGTCGGGTAATGGATTTTGTGCCCTTGCTGTTAAACCTATAGTAATACAGAAAAGTATTACAACCAAAATTTTATGTAACATCCGGTAGCTGCTATTTGCGCAAAGATAGGTTTCCATGCGCGTTAAGAAAAAGGAATCGTACCGGCAGGCAGGGATAAATTACCCTGTAGTCCGCCGCTATGAATAAAAAGAACGTTACTGCCTGCAGGTATAGTATGCTGCCTTATCATTTGTTCGGTAGCAAAAAAGGCTTTGCCCGTATAAACAATATCCAGAGGCAACTGGTATTGATGCCAGCATGTATTGATATAATCGATCAGCTGCGGCGGATGTTTGGCATATCCTCCGAAATGATAATCCTGCTCGATATGAAACGTAGCTTTCTCTTCTCCGCTTAATAATTCACTTACCAGTTGTGGTAATTCGTTATTGCCTTTCATGATACTGATACCTGTTACATGCTGATGCGCACAGGCGCCTCTTATCAGACCCGCCAGCATAGTGCCGGTGCCCGTTGCTGCTACAATATGCGTATAAGAAGAAAGCGCTGTTGCATGTGATAATATAGTAGCAGCACCTTCTGCTCCTGTAATACCATACCCACCTTCGGGTATCCAATAGTATTCCGGGTGCTCAGGCATGAGCTCGTTCTTCCTACGATAATCACTGCGGCTAAGAAACTGTAGTTGCATACCATATGACATGGCATCTTTGAGTGTATGCGATAAATATTGCGGCGCTCCTCTGATATAGCCTACGCATGGCAGGCCCCATTGCTGGCAGGCAAAAGCAGTGGCTACGATATGATTGGAATAAGCGCCGCCGAATGTTGCAATGGTTTTGGCATTATTCTGGACAGCATCGGCCAGATAAAACTGCAGCTTGAACCATTTGTTACCGCTAACTACAGGATGAAGAAGGTCTAACCTCAATAGGGAAAGCCTGCTCTGTGAATCCAGTAACCAGGATGCAGAAATATTTTGAGTAATAATTGCCTCAAAATGTAGTAAGTTGTTAATACTCATTTAAATTTAATATTGGACGCTTAGAACGTTTCTATTAGTTTCGCAAAGATTAAAAAATATCGTATGCAACCAACCTTAGTAATTCTGGCTGCTGGAATGGCGAGCCGTTATGGAAGCCAGAAGCAAACTGAATCGTTTGGCCCTTCTGGGGAAACCATCATGGAATATTCCATTTATGATGCAATTCGCGCAGGCTTTAAGAAAGTAGTATTTATTATCAGGAAGGACTTTGCCGATAACTTCAAAGCTATTGTTGAACCCAAGCTGCAGGGCAAGGTCGAAATTGGCTATGTATATCAGCAATTGGATGCATACCTTGGCAACAGGCAGGTTCCTGCCGACAGAGTAAAACCCTGGGGAACAGGCCATGCTATTCTGTGTTGCCAGGATGTGGTAAAAGAACCCTTCGCTGTAATTAATGCCGATGATTTCTACGGCAGCGACGCCTTTGTTAAGGCTTATCAGTTTTTATTGGACGGCTGTGCCGACTCCAAGTACGCTGTTGTTGCCTACAAACTCAAAAACACACTTAGCGAAAACGGCAGCGTAAGCAGAGGCGTATTGTCGGTAAGTGACAAGGTTGAGATGTTAGGTGTTACAGAGCATACTAAGATCTATCCCGAGGCAGACAAAATTGTATTTGAAAAAGAAAACGGTGAAAAGGGTGAGCTTTCTTCTAATACCCTCGTAAGCATGAACTTCTTCTGCTTCGCCCCAAATTTCATCGATCTTTGCTCAGATCTGTTTGAACCTTTCCTCGAGAAGCACATGAACGAACCTAAGTCTGAATTCCTGATGCCTTACGTGGTCGACAGGTTTATTAAAGACGGTCATGGTGTAATGGAAGTAATTACAACCGATGCCAAATGGTTTGGTGTCACTTACAAGGAAGACGCCCCTTCTGTAAAAGCCAGCATTGAAGCCCAGGTGAACGCAGGAAATTATCCTACATCCCTGTGGAAATAAAGTTGAATGAAGTAAGTTAGTTGCAATAAAAAAGGTCTCATGATTATCATGAGACCTTTTTTATTATTGTATCTGTTTGTTCTTATTTTTTGTAAACATTCACCAGGAATACACAGTCTTCTATCTCTGCCAGCTGCTGCTGCCTGTCCACGCCCTTCAGGCTCGAACTTGCCGGAATCCGTATTTTACGCACAACTGTATCGATACGCCCTGTAGCAGTAGTGTCCGATTTCTTCAGCTCATCGATAAGCTTATAAATGCTTTTCGACTTGATGGCAAAAACTACTCCTTCAGATTGTTTCTCACGGGTGCTGATCACACCAATGATCTCACCATTCTTATTGAACACCGGACCACCCGAGTTCCCGGGATTAGCTGATAAAGACAGTTGGAAAGTTGCCGTATCACCCTCAAAACCTGTTCTGGCGCTCAAATACCCCATGTTATAGACAATGTCATTCCTGGGATAACCCATGGTAAACAATTCTTCGCCAAGGTCCGAGCTGCCTTTTTTAATACCATAAGGCAGTTTACCATACGATTTGAAATCCTTATCGTCTATCTTGAGAATAGCAAGATCCTTATCCTGGTCAGCATAAATAACTTTGGCGCTGTATTCTTTTTTCTGGTTAATTACCACAATCGCCTCTGCGTCTTTTAATACGTGGGCATTGGTCACCAGGAAACCCTTCGTGTCTATCAGGAAAGCAGACCCGCCTCCTTTTAAGACTACATCACCAGGTATTTTAGAGGCAACTTCCGATAATTTTGAACCCTGTACCTGTTGGTTCTGCTTGATTTGTTCTACTGCACGGCTTAACTCCTGCAGGCGGCTGTTGTTGACGCCGGGAGAAAAAGCATTCACCAGCCAGCTGATAAGCAAGGCAGTGATACAGGCTATAGAAGCAGCAATACCCGTTACACGGCGGTATTTATTCCAGAACTGAACCAGCTTGCCCTGAGGCCTTATTTCAAGACCTTCATTAATATCTCCCTTATTAAGCAAACGGGTATGGGCATCATGCAGCGCCAGCTTCAGGCTCCTGTGCGACTCATACTGATCCATTTGGTGAAGGAATAATTTATGTTCTACCACCATTTGATCTACTTCCGGTGTGTTCTTCCGGAGCAGCTCAAACTCCTCTCTTTCTGCGGGAGACATCTGCCCTCCGAGGTACTGTTCAATCGCCTCCAATAACATTACATCTTCCATTTTATTCTCCAATATTATACTGAGCAAAAAATAACTTCTTTAATCGCATCAGGCACTTGTATTTCTGATTCTTCGCATTATCAGAATTGGTATATCCAAATGCCGCTGCTATCTCATTCATGTCCTTTTTTTGCAGGTAGTACGACTCCAGAATGCTTTTGCAGGGTTCGCCAAGGCTGTTCAGCGCCCGGTCCATAATCGCGAATTCCGCATTTCTTTTCTCCTGAATGTCAAGATCTTCTTCTACAGGAACGGTTTCTGCCATCCCCTCTACCTGGGTAACATAGCGGCCGGCTTGCTGTAATCTCTTCAGCCAAAGACGGCGGCAAACGGAATAAACATAGGTCTTGATCTGACAGGTGAGCACAAACGACTCGCTCTTGGCTTTTTCATACAGGGTGATCATGGCTTCCTGGAAAATATCCCTGGCATCGTCATAAGACCCGTTGTTGTTTAATATAAAAGCCTGAACCATACTAAAATTGTCTTTATATATGGTGTCAATGGCTTTTGTATCATTGCTTGCCAATCCTTTCAGTAAAACTTGTTCGTTGCTTTCCGCTTTCACTTTGTCTGATTTTAATACCCGGAGGGGGCTAAAAGTAACCCAAAATAGCAGCAAAAATATTTTTTTCAAAAAACCTGCTTTCAGGGGTTACCTTTTTTAATTACAGGTATAAACTTCAAAATCAACTCATTTTAAAAACACATTACGATGAAGAAGTTATTATTCGTTCTTGCTCTGGGTGCTTTCGCAGCTTGCGGTTCTGGTGAAAACAAAGAAAATGCAGCAGACACAACTCCTAAAGTTGACTCTCCTGCTGTTGTAGCTCCTGACACTACTGCAGTTGTAGCTCCTGTAGATTCTACTGCAAAAGCTGACACAGCTGCTGCCGTTAAACCTTAATTCGATCCCGATAACTACCAAGTGTTAATTTTTGCAATGTCTGGCTTGCCGACTGGTGGTAGTTAGAAGATTTTCATATGGCAAGCAATCGTTAGAGGCCGTCCCTATTCCTGGGGATGGCTTTTTTTTGAAATAGAGAAAAAAAAGTAATTTCTGCGGGTTACCTTTGCGCCTTATTGGTATTAATCAATAATTACTCAAACACAAAAACATTGCAAAAATGAAAAAACTGTTATTCGTTTTAGCGCTTGGCGCTTTCGCAGCTTGCGGTTCTGGTGAAAATGCAGAAAACAAAACTGATTCTAATGCAGCAGTTATTGATTCTTCTGCTAACGCAGCTATCGATTCTACTAAAGCTCACGCTGACAGCACTGTAAAAGTTATCGACTCTACAGCTGCTGCTAAGAAAGATAGCGTTAAACACTAGTTTATAGCGAACTTTTTGACTAGAACCACCTTGCAAGAGGTGGTTTTTTTTATCTCCCTCACTTCCCCCATCTACGAAAAACTACGCTTTATATAGCCGTCTTAAAGCCGCTTAAAAGCCGCCTTGGAGGTCACGACGATTTCTTTTCCCTGACAATATACCGTAACGCCTGGTCCCTCGTAAAAAAAGCCCACGCCCAGTTCATCAGCGTTTTTACCCGGTTGCGGTAACGCGTGAGCGAAAAAAGATGCACCGCCAGCCACATCATATAGGCAATAAAACCCTTGAAATGTAATTTGGGAAGATCCGCAACAGCCTTGAAATTTCCGACGATAGCCATCGACCCCTTATCATTATAACGGAACTCCGCCCAGCTTTCCCCCTTCTTAAGCAGATTTTTGGCCAAAACACGTCCCTGCTGAATCGCTACCTGCGCCAGTTGGGGATGCCCGTTTACAAAAGCAGGATCGCCGCTTTGCAAACAATTGTCCCCTATGGCATATATATTCGCCGTACCCGCCACTTTATTGAAAATATCTACCAGCAGCCGCTTTCCCTTGCCAAAACAACTTTCCGGTAAGCCACGTAGCGGCGTAGCCGATACGCCCGCCGTCCAGATTAATGTCCTGGTATGTATTTTACTGCCATCGGCAAAGAGCACTTCCTCGTTAACGTAGTCTTTCACTTGCTTATTAAGGGTAACCTTCACGTTAAGTTGCTGAAGATAGGAGAGGGTGTCTGTCTGCGATGCCTTGCTCATAGGCGCCAGCACGGTCGGTAGCGCATCAACAAGATGAATGTCCATATCGTTGATATCCAGCTCGGGGTAATCCAGCCGGAAAATACGCTTCCGCATCTCGGCAAGCATGCCCGATATTTCTACCCC
The sequence above is a segment of the Filimonas effusa genome. Coding sequences within it:
- a CDS encoding RluA family pseudouridine synthase, translated to MTEDQDILQEDNSEDLYERKLYHVDKGQEPMRIDKWIHLRLEGASRNKVQKAIEAGFVTVNGQQEKSNYKVKPGDDIVLMSLVNPEYTEIKPEAIPLHIVYEDDAVLVINKPPNMVVHPGVGNYSGTLLNGVLYHLLQQNPGLTEEDLPRYGLVHRIDKNTTGLIVLAKTPDAAAHLAKQFFNHTVSRKYVALVWGDVEQDEGTIVAHIARHQRFRKMFAAYPDGETGKHAITHYRVLERMNYVTAVECILETGRTHQIRVHMKHIGHTLFNDWEYGGDRILKGTVYTKYKQFVDNCFDLCPRCALHAKTLGFVHPVTKQEMFFESPLPNDMSQVMDKWRGYVQTKLKQSPNGTLDL
- the lipB gene encoding lipoyl(octanoyl) transferase LipB, which codes for MNKEISFEDLGIRSYKEVWDYQESLLKENVARKGAGTQEPTLDRLIFVEHPPVYTLGKSGKPEHVLLPAEKLNEQGIEYFHSNRGGDITFHGPAQLVGYPILDLEHFKTDLGWYLRSLEEVIILTLAGYGLKGDRSAGETGVWLDPSVKGRERKICAMGIRCSRWITMHGFALNVNTDLDYFNNIIPCGIRGKQVTSLQRELGEAVSFDAVKEQVKSNFEKVFGATLVTA
- a CDS encoding 1-aminocyclopropane-1-carboxylate deaminase/D-cysteine desulfhydrase, with translation MSINNLLHFEAIITQNISASWLLDSQSRLSLLRLDLLHPVVSGNKWFKLQFYLADAVQNNAKTIATFGGAYSNHIVATAFACQQWGLPCVGYIRGAPQYLSHTLKDAMSYGMQLQFLSRSDYRRKNELMPEHPEYYWIPEGGYGITGAEGAATILSHATALSSYTHIVAATGTGTMLAGLIRGACAHQHVTGISIMKGNNELPQLVSELLSGEEKATFHIEQDYHFGGYAKHPPQLIDYINTCWHQYQLPLDIVYTGKAFFATEQMIRQHTIPAGSNVLFIHSGGLQGNLSLPAGTIPFS
- a CDS encoding nucleotidyltransferase family protein codes for the protein MQPTLVILAAGMASRYGSQKQTESFGPSGETIMEYSIYDAIRAGFKKVVFIIRKDFADNFKAIVEPKLQGKVEIGYVYQQLDAYLGNRQVPADRVKPWGTGHAILCCQDVVKEPFAVINADDFYGSDAFVKAYQFLLDGCADSKYAVVAYKLKNTLSENGSVSRGVLSVSDKVEMLGVTEHTKIYPEADKIVFEKENGEKGELSSNTLVSMNFFCFAPNFIDLCSDLFEPFLEKHMNEPKSEFLMPYVVDRFIKDGHGVMEVITTDAKWFGVTYKEDAPSVKASIEAQVNAGNYPTSLWK
- a CDS encoding S1C family serine protease, which gives rise to MEDVMLLEAIEQYLGGQMSPAEREEFELLRKNTPEVDQMVVEHKLFLHQMDQYESHRSLKLALHDAHTRLLNKGDINEGLEIRPQGKLVQFWNKYRRVTGIAASIACITALLISWLVNAFSPGVNNSRLQELSRAVEQIKQNQQVQGSKLSEVASKIPGDVVLKGGGSAFLIDTKGFLVTNAHVLKDAEAIVVINQKKEYSAKVIYADQDKDLAILKIDDKDFKSYGKLPYGIKKGSSDLGEELFTMGYPRNDIVYNMGYLSARTGFEGDTATFQLSLSANPGNSGGPVFNKNGEIIGVISTREKQSEGVVFAIKSKSIYKLIDELKKSDTTATGRIDTVVRKIRIPASSSLKGVDRQQQLAEIEDCVFLVNVYKK
- a CDS encoding RNA polymerase sigma factor; protein product: MKAESNEQVLLKGLASNDTKAIDTIYKDNFSMVQAFILNNNGSYDDARDIFQEAMITLYEKAKSESFVLTCQIKTYVYSVCRRLWLKRLQQAGRYVTQVEGMAETVPVEEDLDIQEKRNAEFAIMDRALNSLGEPCKSILESYYLQKKDMNEIAAAFGYTNSDNAKNQKYKCLMRLKKLFFAQYNIGE
- a CDS encoding NAD(P)/FAD-dependent oxidoreductase, coding for MKPTRIVVIGGGFAGVNFIRQLAGNEAFEITLVDRNNYNFFPPLLYQVATGFLTMSNISYPFRKLFRKHKNVHFRLAELIALHPEQNQVETSTGIIGYDMLVLAMGTETNYFGMENVKRLAVPMKTVSDALALRNYLLLQLERASIEQDPEERKRLMTIVVAGGGPTGVEISGMLAEMRKRIFRLDYPELDINDMDIHLVDALPTVLAPMSKASQTDTLSYLQQLNVKVTLNKQVKDYVNEEVLFADGSKIHTRTLIWTAGVSATPLRGLPESCFGKGKRLLVDIFNKVAGTANIYAIGDNCLQSGDPAFVNGHPQLAQVAIQQGRVLAKNLLKKGESWAEFRYNDKGSMAIVGNFKAVADLPKLHFKGFIAYMMWLAVHLFSLTRYRNRVKTLMNWAWAFFTRDQALRYIVREKKSS